A genomic stretch from Flavobacterium nitratireducens includes:
- a CDS encoding DeoR/GlpR family DNA-binding transcription regulator, with product MTMINRRQEDILKELNQKGYVNVVDLCETHNVSTVTIRKDLNFLENEKLLHRTHGGASKQPIYAFERNVDDKEGLQVEQKKQIAKEALKYINDHDYIILGSGSNIHYLSRTITGFQKLTVLTPSLKVSLELCKVTNIDTIQLGGDIRNSSTSAVGPIAEATLSQFSCNKLFLGADGIHLDFGLSTSNSLEAHLNQAMIDVSEKIIVLADSTKMNVRGFGKICNLDKIDVLITDEGIDIETKTKLEELGIEVVIAPK from the coding sequence ATGACAATGATCAATAGGAGACAAGAGGATATACTTAAGGAATTAAATCAAAAAGGATATGTGAATGTGGTTGATTTGTGTGAAACACATAATGTTTCAACCGTAACCATACGAAAGGATCTAAATTTTTTAGAAAATGAAAAGCTTTTGCATCGTACACATGGTGGAGCCAGTAAGCAACCTATTTATGCTTTTGAAAGAAATGTTGATGATAAAGAAGGATTGCAGGTTGAACAAAAGAAACAAATAGCAAAAGAGGCTTTAAAATATATTAATGATCACGATTATATTATATTGGGCTCGGGTTCGAATATTCATTATTTGTCTCGGACTATCACAGGGTTTCAAAAATTAACGGTGCTTACCCCTTCATTAAAGGTATCTTTAGAACTTTGTAAAGTAACGAACATAGATACGATACAATTGGGCGGAGATATTCGAAACAGTTCAACTTCAGCCGTAGGTCCGATTGCAGAGGCTACTTTGAGTCAGTTTTCTTGTAATAAACTATTTCTGGGAGCAGATGGGATTCATTTGGATTTTGGTTTAAGTACATCAAATTCTTTAGAAGCGCATTTAAATCAAGCTATGATAGATGTTTCTGAGAAAATTATTGTTTTAGCAGATTCTACAAAAATGAATGTAAGAGGTTTTGGTAAAATTTGTAATTTAGATAAAATTGATGTTTTGATTACAGATGAAGGTATAGATATCGAAACTAAAACGAAACTGGAAGAACTTGGTATTGAAGTTGTAATCGCTCCTAAATAA